The Streptomyces sp. NBC_00344 genome includes a window with the following:
- a CDS encoding NAD-dependent epimerase/dehydratase family protein: protein MRVLLLGANGYLGRYVADRLLADPAVHLTALGRGDDADVRFDLASGSPGALTRFLDAVHPGVVINCAGATRGGARDLTRHNTVAVASVCEALRRSSCSARLVQLGCAAEYGPSQPGSSTAEDAVPRPGGPYGVSKLAATELVLNSGLDAIVLRVFSPVGPGTPAGSPLGRLAEAMRRAMQAGDNELKLSGLAVQRDFVDVRDVARAVHAASLSAAQGIVNIGTGRAVRLRDTASVLARVAGFGGALHEVDGVPHRNGGLVAPRPAEPVLEHLAAPSPYPDGCGNWQQADVRTARDRLGWRPRIALEESLADIWMEAACRI, encoded by the coding sequence ATGAGGGTGCTGCTGCTCGGAGCCAATGGCTATCTCGGCCGCTACGTGGCCGATCGCCTGCTCGCCGACCCCGCTGTGCACCTCACAGCGCTCGGACGCGGCGACGACGCCGACGTCCGCTTCGATCTGGCGAGCGGCAGCCCGGGGGCGCTGACCCGCTTCCTGGACGCGGTGCACCCGGGAGTCGTCATCAACTGCGCGGGCGCCACCCGTGGTGGCGCCCGCGACCTGACCCGGCACAACACCGTCGCGGTCGCCTCGGTCTGCGAAGCACTGCGCCGCAGCAGCTGCAGCGCCCGCCTGGTCCAGCTGGGCTGCGCCGCCGAGTACGGCCCGAGCCAGCCGGGCTCGTCCACCGCGGAGGACGCGGTGCCGCGCCCCGGCGGCCCGTACGGCGTCTCCAAGCTCGCCGCCACCGAACTGGTGCTCAACTCCGGCCTCGACGCGATCGTGCTGAGAGTCTTCTCACCCGTCGGCCCCGGTACCCCGGCCGGCTCCCCCCTCGGACGGCTGGCCGAGGCTATGCGCCGGGCGATGCAGGCGGGGGACAACGAACTGAAGCTGTCCGGACTCGCAGTCCAGCGGGACTTCGTCGACGTACGGGACGTGGCGCGCGCCGTGCACGCGGCCTCGCTCTCGGCCGCCCAGGGCATCGTCAACATCGGCACCGGCCGCGCGGTGCGACTCCGGGACACGGCATCCGTCCTGGCCAGGGTGGCCGGCTTCGGCGGCGCGCTCCATGAGGTGGACGGCGTCCCGCACCGCAACGGGGGCCTGGTCGCCCCCCGGCCCGCGGAGCCGGTGCTGGAACATCTGGCCGCCCCATCGCCGTACCCGGACGGTTGCGGCAACTGGCAGCAGGCGGACGTCCGCACCGCCCGCGACCGGCTCGGCTGGCGCCCGCGGATCGCCCTCGAGGAGTCTCTCGCCGACATCTGGATGGAGGCGGCGTGCCGCATCTGA
- a CDS encoding DUF3492 domain-containing protein translates to MRIGLLTDGGYPYATGESRLWCDRLVRGLGGHEFDVYALSRSAHQEECGWLELPPQVRRVRTAPLWTAPLGGRPYGRRDRNRFLGHFRELAAAVCGDGTEFAAGLYGLAGLAAECGGLHTALRSEAAVRALEAACRAPGANRTVQSARVPDLLAFADLLERALRPLSLDWYTADGLGAVDLCHAASGGTASLPGLLAKRFFGVPLLVTEYGVQLRAHYIAGGAERAPVRALLAAFHGRLAAEVYGQAAVITPGNIHARRWQERCGADRARLRTVYPGMEATRFAAVGEGTDSGDPDTLVWVGRIEPAKDLVSLLHAFAEIRREETGARLRIVGAPAQGPEGAAYLAHCRALAAQLFPDEAADAHAVGSNPVTFEEIGGPEAPELADAYAGGAVVVLSSVVEGFPVSLVEAMFCGRATVSTDVGAVVEVIGGTGLVVPPRNPRALADACVALLRDPQRRERLGAAARARALELFTVEQNVTAFNAIYLDLISHCPVRRTPVGETGDPRPFAYPAEAYVAGSWTAPAATGRTPSWAESGSEPAPAHREAAV, encoded by the coding sequence GTGCGGATAGGACTGCTTACGGACGGTGGTTATCCGTATGCGACCGGTGAGTCGAGGCTCTGGTGCGACAGGCTCGTGCGCGGGCTCGGCGGGCATGAGTTCGACGTCTACGCACTGAGCCGCAGCGCGCACCAGGAAGAGTGCGGCTGGCTCGAACTGCCGCCTCAGGTGCGGCGGGTGCGCACCGCTCCGCTCTGGACAGCACCCCTCGGCGGCCGCCCCTACGGCCGCCGCGACCGGAACCGTTTCCTGGGTCACTTCAGGGAACTGGCGGCTGCGGTCTGCGGCGACGGTACGGAATTCGCAGCCGGACTCTACGGACTGGCCGGACTCGCCGCGGAGTGCGGCGGGCTGCACACCGCCCTGCGCTCCGAAGCGGCCGTACGCGCACTGGAGGCGGCCTGCCGTGCGCCGGGCGCGAACCGCACCGTGCAGTCGGCCAGGGTGCCCGATCTCCTCGCGTTCGCCGATCTGCTCGAACGTGCCCTGCGGCCCCTCTCGCTCGACTGGTACACCGCGGACGGCCTCGGCGCCGTTGACCTCTGCCATGCGGCTTCGGGCGGAACGGCCTCGCTGCCCGGCCTGTTGGCCAAACGCTTCTTCGGCGTTCCGCTGCTGGTCACGGAGTACGGAGTCCAGCTGCGGGCGCACTACATCGCGGGCGGCGCGGAGCGCGCTCCGGTGCGCGCGCTGCTGGCCGCCTTCCACGGCAGGCTGGCCGCCGAGGTGTACGGACAGGCCGCTGTCATCACCCCCGGCAACATCCACGCCCGCCGCTGGCAGGAGAGATGCGGTGCCGACCGCGCCAGGCTGCGCACGGTCTACCCCGGGATGGAGGCCACGCGCTTCGCCGCCGTCGGGGAAGGCACGGACAGCGGTGATCCGGACACGCTGGTGTGGGTGGGCCGTATCGAACCGGCCAAGGACCTGGTCTCCCTGCTGCACGCGTTCGCCGAGATCCGCAGGGAGGAAACCGGGGCACGCCTGCGCATCGTCGGCGCCCCGGCACAGGGGCCCGAAGGCGCCGCCTATCTCGCCCATTGCCGGGCGCTCGCCGCGCAGTTGTTCCCCGACGAGGCGGCGGACGCGCATGCCGTCGGCTCCAATCCGGTCACCTTCGAGGAGATCGGCGGGCCGGAGGCGCCGGAACTGGCCGACGCCTACGCGGGCGGCGCGGTGGTGGTGCTCTCCAGCGTGGTGGAGGGCTTCCCGGTGAGCCTGGTCGAGGCGATGTTCTGCGGCCGCGCGACGGTGTCGACCGATGTCGGCGCGGTCGTCGAAGTCATCGGCGGTACCGGCCTCGTGGTGCCGCCCCGAAATCCCCGCGCGCTGGCCGACGCCTGCGTGGCGCTGCTGCGCGATCCGCAGCGGCGGGAACGGCTCGGAGCCGCTGCGCGGGCACGCGCGCTGGAACTCTTCACCGTGGAGCAGAACGTCACGGCATTCAACGCTATTTACCTGGACCTGATCTCGCACTGCCCGGTGCGGCGCACGCCGGTGGGCGAGACCGGCGACCCGCGCCCCTTCGCGTACCCGGCGGAGGCGTATGTGGCGGGCAGCTGGACAGCCCCGGCGGCCACCGGCCGCACGCCGAGCTGGGCGGAGAGCGGGTCGGAACCGGCCCCTGCACACCGGGAGGCTGCCGTATGA
- a CDS encoding ABC transporter ATP-binding protein: protein MSLIDVKDLAITFDGSVRAVDGLSFTLEAGQALGVVGESGSGKSATAYALLGLHRGSGAQVTGSVSVAGVDVQTASEAELRGLRGKKAAMVFQDPLSSLDPYYAIGDQIAEVYRVHVKASRRAARARAVEVLDRVGIPDAARRARSRPHEFSGGMRQRALIAMALACEPELLIADEPTTALDVTVQAQILDLLHGLRHETGMGLLLVTHDVGVAAESVDEMLVMRAGRAVERGPVRETLGSPREAYTKALLAAVPRVDARRVPAPPSAIPAGPAEEAGAGHGGARIPEQRSAAAGPPLIEAVDLRQVFGRGRSALTAVDGVSLRVHPGETLGIVGESGSGKTTLGRMLVGLLEPTSGRVTRADRVQMVFQDPVSSLNPRRSVGESVADPLRARGERDEAAIRARVRDLLVRVGLDPGQYDRYPHEFSGGQRQRVGIARALAAEPGLIVCDEAVSALDVTTQAQVTALLAELQQELGLALVFIAHDLAVVRQVSDRVAVMRQGRIVEEGEVDVVYGDPKDPYTKQLLAAVPSLDPVLAAARRAARRELAAA, encoded by the coding sequence ATGAGTCTCATCGACGTCAAGGATCTGGCGATCACCTTCGACGGTTCGGTACGCGCCGTCGACGGGCTCTCCTTCACGCTGGAGGCGGGGCAGGCGCTCGGCGTCGTCGGTGAGTCGGGCTCGGGCAAGAGCGCCACCGCCTACGCCCTGCTGGGACTGCACCGGGGCAGCGGAGCACAGGTCACCGGGTCGGTCTCGGTGGCCGGAGTGGATGTGCAGACCGCGTCCGAAGCGGAGTTGCGGGGGCTGCGGGGCAAGAAGGCCGCCATGGTCTTCCAGGACCCGCTGTCCTCGCTCGACCCGTACTACGCGATCGGTGACCAGATCGCCGAGGTGTACCGCGTCCATGTGAAGGCCTCGCGCCGGGCGGCGCGGGCCCGTGCGGTGGAGGTGCTCGACCGGGTGGGAATCCCGGACGCCGCCCGGCGCGCGCGTTCGCGCCCGCACGAGTTCAGCGGAGGGATGCGGCAGCGTGCGCTGATCGCGATGGCGCTGGCCTGCGAGCCCGAACTGCTGATCGCCGACGAGCCGACCACCGCGCTGGACGTCACCGTGCAGGCCCAGATCCTCGATCTGCTGCACGGTCTGCGGCATGAGACGGGCATGGGACTGCTGCTGGTCACCCACGACGTGGGGGTGGCGGCGGAGTCGGTGGACGAGATGCTGGTGATGCGGGCCGGTCGTGCGGTGGAGCGGGGGCCGGTGCGGGAGACACTCGGCTCGCCCCGCGAGGCGTACACGAAGGCGCTGCTCGCGGCCGTGCCGAGGGTGGATGCGCGGCGCGTTCCCGCGCCGCCGTCCGCCATCCCTGCCGGGCCGGCGGAGGAAGCCGGGGCCGGGCACGGGGGCGCGCGGATCCCGGAGCAGCGTTCCGCCGCCGCTGGTCCCCCGCTCATCGAGGCGGTGGACCTCCGGCAGGTGTTCGGCAGGGGCAGATCCGCCCTCACCGCCGTCGACGGTGTGAGCCTCCGCGTGCACCCCGGCGAAACCCTCGGCATCGTGGGTGAGAGCGGCAGCGGAAAGACCACCCTGGGCCGGATGCTCGTGGGCCTTCTCGAGCCGACATCGGGCCGCGTGACCCGGGCGGACCGGGTGCAGATGGTCTTCCAGGATCCGGTTTCCTCTCTCAACCCGCGCCGCTCGGTCGGGGAGTCGGTCGCCGACCCGCTGCGGGCGCGTGGAGAGCGCGACGAGGCCGCGATCCGGGCCCGGGTCCGGGACCTGCTGGTGCGCGTCGGGCTCGACCCGGGTCAGTACGACCGCTATCCGCACGAGTTCAGCGGAGGCCAGCGCCAGCGTGTCGGTATCGCCAGGGCACTCGCGGCCGAGCCCGGGCTGATCGTCTGCGACGAGGCGGTGTCCGCTCTCGACGTGACGACACAGGCGCAGGTCACGGCTCTGCTGGCGGAACTGCAGCAGGAGCTCGGTCTTGCGCTGGTCTTCATCGCGCACGACCTGGCGGTGGTCCGGCAGGTCAGCGACCGGGTCGCGGTGATGCGGCAGGGCCGGATCGTCGAGGAGGGCGAGGTGGACGTGGTGTACGGCGACCCCAAGGACCCGTACACGAAGCAGCTGCTCGCCGCCGTCCCGTCGCTCGACCCGGTGCTTGCAGCGGCACGACGAGCTGCCCGCAGGGAACTGGCCGCGGCCTGA
- a CDS encoding ABC transporter permease, giving the protein MTGFLVRRFIGAAITLLAISVIIYAVFYVAPGNVAQITCGPRCSPVQVQQVSDQLQLGDPVYVQYWHFLQGIFAGRDFSTGTSVEHCGAPCLGRSYRTDQQVTDLILTKLPVTGSLALGAMVMWLILGIGTGVLSAWRRGRPTERLLTGLTLAGNATPVFVIGLVLMIVVCGTLGWLPYPQYVPFFDDPQQWAWNLLLPWLSLALIESAKYARLTRASMLETLAEDHVRTFRAYGVGERAIIGRHALRGAIAPVIALNANDFGSMFGGAVLTESLFGLPGLGRELVHAVTVVDLPVVVGMVLVTGFFVVLANAVADVLYAVADRRVVLS; this is encoded by the coding sequence ATGACCGGATTCCTGGTGCGCCGCTTCATCGGCGCCGCCATCACCCTCCTCGCCATCTCGGTGATCATCTACGCGGTGTTCTATGTCGCGCCGGGCAACGTCGCCCAGATCACCTGCGGGCCGCGGTGCTCACCGGTCCAGGTCCAGCAGGTCAGCGACCAACTGCAGCTCGGCGACCCGGTGTACGTCCAGTACTGGCACTTCCTCCAGGGCATCTTCGCCGGCCGCGACTTCTCCACCGGTACGTCGGTTGAGCACTGCGGCGCGCCGTGCCTCGGCCGGTCGTACCGCACCGACCAGCAGGTCACCGACCTCATCCTGACCAAGCTGCCGGTCACCGGGTCGCTCGCGCTCGGCGCGATGGTGATGTGGCTGATCCTCGGCATCGGCACCGGGGTGCTGTCGGCATGGCGCCGCGGCCGGCCCACCGAGCGGCTGCTCACCGGGCTCACCCTCGCCGGCAACGCCACGCCGGTCTTCGTCATCGGCCTGGTGCTGATGATCGTGGTCTGCGGGACGCTGGGCTGGCTGCCGTATCCGCAGTACGTGCCCTTCTTCGACGACCCGCAGCAGTGGGCCTGGAATCTGCTGCTGCCCTGGCTCTCGCTCGCGCTGATCGAGTCCGCCAAATACGCCCGCCTGACCAGGGCTTCGATGCTGGAGACGCTGGCCGAGGACCATGTTCGGACCTTCCGTGCGTACGGGGTCGGCGAGCGGGCCATCATCGGCCGTCACGCCCTGCGCGGGGCCATCGCGCCGGTCATCGCGCTCAACGCCAATGACTTCGGGTCGATGTTCGGCGGCGCGGTGCTCACCGAGTCGCTGTTCGGGCTTCCCGGCCTCGGCCGGGAACTCGTCCACGCGGTGACCGTCGTCGACCTGCCGGTGGTGGTGGGGATGGTGCTCGTCACCGGTTTCTTCGTGGTGCTCGCCAATGCCGTCGCGGATGTGCTGTACGCGGTGGCCGACCGACGGGTGGTCCTGTCATGA
- a CDS encoding ABC transporter permease yields the protein MPEASLAEETGAAVAAPVSGARQFWRRLRGQRAAAVAAFVVALLVVVALGAPLLTALEGQDPNAYHPGLIDSARGGVPVGPLGGMSGTHWLGLEPQTGRDLFARLVYGARVSLSVAFAATLVQVVLGVTFGVAAALGSKLVDNVLSRITDVVVAMPLMILSLALMAIVPDGFPRPVLVALVIGLIAWGGTAKIVRAQTLTLKSLDHVDAARLSGWGKWSIARRELLPALAAPVITYAALLFPANISVEAALSFLGVGVKPPTPSWGQMLTSADVWYQAAPQYLLLPAGALFITVLALTVLGDGVRTALDPRAASRLRIGTGRKREKRAAA from the coding sequence ATGCCTGAAGCTTCGTTGGCCGAGGAGACGGGAGCGGCAGTCGCCGCCCCCGTCTCCGGGGCCCGTCAGTTCTGGCGGCGGCTGCGCGGACAGCGCGCCGCCGCCGTCGCGGCGTTCGTCGTCGCCCTGCTCGTCGTGGTCGCGCTCGGCGCGCCGCTGCTCACCGCGCTGGAGGGCCAGGACCCCAACGCCTACCACCCCGGTCTCATCGACTCGGCGCGCGGTGGCGTACCGGTCGGCCCCCTAGGCGGGATGAGCGGCACGCACTGGCTCGGCCTCGAGCCGCAGACCGGCCGTGATCTCTTCGCCCGGCTGGTGTACGGGGCTCGGGTCTCGCTCTCCGTCGCGTTCGCCGCGACCCTGGTGCAGGTGGTGCTCGGCGTCACCTTCGGAGTGGCCGCCGCGCTCGGCAGCAAGCTCGTGGACAACGTGCTCAGCAGGATCACCGACGTGGTCGTGGCCATGCCGCTGATGATTCTCTCGCTGGCCCTGATGGCGATCGTTCCCGACGGCTTTCCGCGCCCCGTGCTCGTCGCGCTGGTCATCGGACTGATCGCCTGGGGCGGTACGGCGAAGATCGTGCGCGCCCAGACCCTGACCCTGAAGTCGCTGGACCATGTCGATGCGGCCCGGCTCAGCGGCTGGGGCAAGTGGAGCATCGCCCGGCGGGAACTGCTGCCCGCGCTCGCCGCGCCCGTCATCACCTACGCGGCGCTGCTCTTCCCCGCCAACATCTCCGTCGAGGCCGCGCTGTCCTTCCTCGGGGTAGGTGTGAAGCCGCCCACCCCGTCCTGGGGGCAGATGCTCACCTCCGCCGATGTCTGGTACCAGGCCGCGCCGCAGTATCTGCTGCTGCCGGCCGGGGCGCTGTTCATCACCGTGCTCGCCCTGACCGTGCTGGGGGACGGAGTCCGTACGGCGCTCGACCCGCGGGCCGCGTCCAGGCTGCGGATCGGCACCGGGCGCAAGCGTGAGAAGAGGGCCGCCGCATGA
- a CDS encoding ABC transporter substrate-binding protein, giving the protein MRQLSPRTTSLAAASLVLALGAAACGPKDSGDAKSGATGKPEKGGTLTVLNSQPQTDFDPARLYTSGGGNVPSLVFRTLTTRNRENGAAGSKVVPDLATDLGRPSKNATVWTYTLKDGLKYEDGTPITSADIKYGIERSFAAELSGGAPYLRDWLTGGAQYQGPYKDKKGLDSIETPDAKTIVFHLNKPEGEFPYLATQTQTTPVPKAKDTGTKYEEHPVSSGPYKVVKNENDGERVTLVRNTNWSAKTDDERKAYPDKIDVRSGLDSSVINQRLSSSQGADANAVTTDTNLGPAELAKVTGDKKLAARVGTGHFGYTNYIGFNPKVKPFDNPKVRQAISYAVDRSSVINAAGGSALAEPATTYLPNQKSFGYTPYDHFPAGRTGNPAKAEKLLKEAGYPKGLTVTLTHSNNKDFETSPEIATALQDALKNAGITVKLKGLEDNDYKDKIRGAKTEPGFFLAHWGADWPSGGPFLAPIFDGRQIVRDGANFNTGFLNDPSVNKEIDAINKLTDLNAAAQRWGALDKKIGQQALTVPLFHPVYKRLYGENIKNVVISDWTGVLDISQVAVK; this is encoded by the coding sequence ATGCGTCAACTGTCCCCACGCACAACGTCCTTGGCGGCCGCGAGTCTGGTCCTGGCCCTGGGCGCTGCCGCCTGCGGGCCCAAGGACAGCGGCGACGCCAAGTCCGGTGCCACCGGCAAGCCCGAGAAGGGCGGCACCCTCACCGTCCTCAACAGTCAGCCGCAGACGGACTTCGACCCGGCCCGTCTCTACACATCGGGCGGCGGCAACGTCCCCTCGCTGGTCTTCCGTACGCTCACCACCCGCAACCGGGAGAACGGCGCCGCGGGCTCGAAGGTCGTGCCCGACCTCGCGACCGACCTGGGCAGGCCCAGCAAGAACGCCACCGTCTGGACGTACACCCTCAAGGACGGGCTGAAGTACGAGGACGGCACGCCCATCACGTCGGCCGACATCAAGTACGGGATCGAGCGGTCGTTCGCCGCCGAGCTCTCCGGCGGAGCGCCCTATCTGCGCGACTGGCTGACGGGCGGGGCCCAGTACCAGGGCCCCTACAAGGACAAGAAGGGCCTCGACTCGATCGAGACGCCCGACGCGAAGACCATCGTCTTCCATCTGAACAAGCCCGAGGGCGAGTTCCCCTACCTGGCGACCCAGACGCAGACCACCCCGGTGCCGAAGGCCAAGGACACGGGTACCAAGTACGAGGAGCACCCGGTCTCGTCGGGCCCCTACAAGGTGGTCAAGAACGAGAACGACGGCGAGCGGGTGACGCTGGTCCGCAACACCAACTGGTCGGCGAAGACCGACGACGAGCGCAAGGCCTACCCGGACAAGATCGACGTCCGCTCCGGTCTCGACTCCTCCGTCATCAACCAGCGCCTCTCCTCGTCCCAGGGCGCGGACGCGAACGCCGTGACGACCGACACCAACCTCGGCCCGGCCGAACTGGCGAAGGTCACCGGCGACAAGAAGCTCGCCGCCCGCGTCGGCACCGGACACTTCGGCTACACGAACTACATCGGCTTCAACCCGAAGGTGAAGCCGTTCGACAACCCCAAGGTGCGCCAGGCGATCTCCTACGCCGTCGACCGCTCCTCGGTGATCAACGCGGCCGGCGGTTCCGCTCTCGCCGAGCCGGCCACCACCTACCTGCCGAACCAGAAGTCCTTCGGCTACACGCCGTACGACCACTTCCCGGCCGGCAGGACGGGGAACCCCGCCAAGGCCGAGAAGCTGCTCAAGGAGGCCGGTTACCCCAAGGGGCTGACCGTCACCCTCACGCACTCCAACAACAAGGACTTCGAGACCAGCCCGGAGATCGCGACCGCGCTCCAGGACGCCCTGAAGAACGCCGGTATCACCGTCAAGCTCAAGGGCCTCGAGGACAACGACTACAAGGACAAGATCCGCGGCGCCAAGACCGAGCCCGGCTTCTTCCTGGCCCACTGGGGCGCCGACTGGCCCTCCGGCGGACCCTTCCTGGCCCCGATCTTCGACGGACGCCAGATCGTCAGGGACGGCGCCAACTTCAACACCGGTTTCCTGAACGACCCCTCGGTCAACAAGGAGATCGACGCGATCAACAAGCTCACCGACCTGAACGCCGCGGCGCAGCGCTGGGGCGCACTCGACAAGAAGATCGGTCAGCAGGCGCTGACCGTGCCGCTGTTCCACCCGGTCTACAAGCGGCTCTACGGCGAGAACATCAAGAACGTCGTGATCAGCGACTGGACCGGTGTGCTCGACATCTCGCAGGTTGCGGTCAAGTAA
- a CDS encoding Ms4533A family Cys-rich leader peptide produces MSYCPVASERTAIELVLFGVTEHCVADILCR; encoded by the coding sequence ATGTCGTACTGCCCTGTCGCCTCCGAACGCACCGCCATTGAGCTGGTGCTGTTCGGCGTGACCGAGCACTGCGTCGCCGACATTCTCTGTCGCTGA
- a CDS encoding DUF3152 domain-containing protein, with product MGRHSRRADAPGSADDTVESAADAGDEGAQPAGPGSGRRRRSPGPPAQVRGGHPEQPEWNAPAPERYGEWQGVQRGPRIPGPRKEFVEAFETPSPQARPATLPESGPVLSTRKPEADRDTEPRYEPIVPTAEADEAKGGRGGRTFTGIAAAAVTTVLAVVVAGQVAHGGGGHDGAQASGPVKRETGAGPASRGDTRTDPKGAAPLQATYEQKMATLYPLSPKLTASGSFAVVPGSAAAPGKGHKYTYRVDIEKGLSLDGALFADAVQKTLNDKRSWAHDGTMTFGRISSGHPDFVITLASPGTTAKWCAKSGLDTLDENVSCDSAATERVMINAYRWARGSTTYGDAKILPYRQMLINHEVGHRLGHNHVTCRTPGALAPVMQQQTKSLDIGGIKCRANPWVHPKG from the coding sequence GTGGGACGTCACAGCCGTCGGGCCGATGCGCCTGGGAGCGCGGACGACACCGTGGAGAGCGCCGCAGACGCCGGTGATGAAGGGGCGCAGCCGGCCGGACCCGGATCGGGACGGCGCAGGAGGTCGCCCGGGCCACCGGCGCAGGTGCGCGGTGGTCACCCCGAGCAGCCCGAGTGGAACGCACCGGCCCCCGAGCGGTACGGCGAGTGGCAGGGGGTGCAGCGCGGGCCACGCATACCGGGACCGCGCAAGGAGTTCGTCGAGGCGTTCGAGACGCCGTCGCCACAGGCCCGGCCCGCGACGCTTCCCGAGTCCGGCCCGGTGCTGAGTACGCGGAAGCCGGAGGCGGACCGGGACACCGAGCCGCGTTACGAGCCGATCGTGCCCACCGCCGAGGCCGACGAGGCCAAGGGCGGCAGGGGAGGACGTACCTTCACCGGGATCGCGGCAGCTGCCGTGACCACCGTGCTGGCCGTCGTGGTGGCCGGGCAGGTGGCCCATGGCGGCGGAGGCCATGACGGCGCACAGGCGTCGGGTCCGGTGAAGCGGGAGACCGGCGCAGGCCCGGCATCGCGCGGCGACACCCGGACGGATCCGAAAGGGGCGGCCCCGCTGCAGGCCACCTACGAGCAGAAGATGGCCACGCTGTATCCGCTCTCGCCGAAGCTCACCGCATCCGGTTCCTTCGCCGTGGTGCCGGGATCCGCCGCTGCTCCGGGCAAGGGGCACAAGTACACCTACCGGGTGGATATCGAGAAGGGCCTGAGCCTCGACGGGGCGCTCTTCGCCGATGCGGTCCAGAAAACCCTCAATGACAAACGGAGTTGGGCCCACGACGGGACCATGACCTTCGGGCGTATTTCATCGGGACACCCGGATTTCGTGATTACGCTGGCAAGTCCTGGAACTACCGCGAAATGGTGTGCGAAGTCCGGTCTCGACACTCTTGACGAGAATGTGTCCTGTGATTCCGCCGCTACCGAGCGTGTGATGATCAATGCCTATCGCTGGGCCCGGGGTTCCACGACCTACGGTGATGCCAAGATCCTTCCGTACCGCCAGATGCTGATCAATCACGAGGTCGGCCACCGGCTCGGACACAACCATGTGACCTGCCGCACTCCGGGCGCGCTCGCGCCGGTCATGCAGCAGCAGACCAAGTCGCTGGACATCGGAGGGATCAAGTGCCGGGCCAATCCCTGGGTCCATCCCAAGGGGTGA
- a CDS encoding alpha/beta fold hydrolase: protein MSSTELPGIAAATAVPRASAVRIAEGEELRSVTLPGLTLTVRSRPPARQGLPPALFVHGLGGSSQNWSGLMPLIDDEVDGEALDLPGFGDSPPPDDGNYSVNGHTRAVIRHLDASGRGPVHLFGNSLGGAVSTRVAALRPDLVRTLTLVSPALPELRVQRSAVPTALLAVPGIARLFLRLTKEWTPEMRTRGMLGLCYGEPSRVSEEGLRNAVDEMERRLELPYFWDAMTRSARGIVNAYTLGGQHGLWRQAQRVLAPTLLVYGGRDLLVSYRMAQRAAAEFRGSRLLTLPDAGHVAMMEYPGMVARAFRELLEDYDSSGS from the coding sequence ATGTCTTCGACCGAGCTGCCGGGTATCGCGGCCGCCACCGCGGTCCCCAGAGCGAGCGCCGTACGGATCGCGGAGGGGGAGGAACTGCGGTCCGTGACGCTGCCAGGACTCACCCTGACCGTGCGTTCCCGCCCGCCGGCCCGCCAGGGGCTCCCGCCAGCGCTCTTCGTGCACGGGCTGGGCGGCTCCTCGCAGAACTGGTCCGGGCTGATGCCGCTCATCGACGACGAGGTGGACGGTGAGGCGCTCGATCTGCCCGGATTCGGGGACTCGCCGCCACCGGACGACGGCAACTACTCGGTGAACGGGCACACCCGTGCGGTGATCCGTCACCTCGATGCGAGCGGGCGCGGGCCCGTCCATCTCTTCGGCAATTCGCTGGGCGGTGCGGTCTCCACCCGGGTCGCGGCGCTCCGGCCCGATCTGGTGCGCACCCTCACCCTGGTCTCGCCGGCCCTTCCCGAGCTGCGGGTGCAGCGCTCGGCCGTGCCCACCGCGCTGCTCGCGGTTCCGGGCATCGCGAGACTCTTCCTTCGGCTCACCAAGGAGTGGACGCCGGAGATGCGCACCCGCGGCATGCTGGGCCTCTGCTACGGAGAGCCCTCGCGGGTCAGCGAGGAAGGCCTTCGCAACGCGGTCGACGAGATGGAGCGACGTCTCGAACTGCCGTACTTCTGGGACGCCATGACCCGATCGGCGCGCGGCATCGTCAATGCGTACACACTGGGGGGCCAGCACGGGCTGTGGCGTCAGGCCCAGCGGGTGCTCGCCCCTACGCTGCTGGTCTACGGAGGCCGGGACCTGCTTGTCTCGTACCGTATGGCGCAGAGGGCGGCGGCCGAGTTCCGCGGGTCCCGGCTGCTGACGCTGCCGGACGCCGGGCACGTGGCCATGATGGAGTATCCCGGGATGGTCGCCAGGGCCTTCCGGGAGTTGCTCGAGGACTACGACAGCAGTGGGAGCTGA